The following coding sequences lie in one Vibrio aerogenes genomic window:
- a CDS encoding aldehyde dehydrogenase family protein, with amino-acid sequence MTQELTCFSDARTAWKHWNFTAFEQRFEALSKLAGLLRKKDSELADVVQFHIESARPFVSVCHELNGPTGETNELYTAGRGVALMFSKQEGPGASKAILALISAALIAGNSIVMCSEDNVFTSMLSSVLNEADLPEKLIQVLSEEQCNALISSDIRSVGFVGKENDERHLSRAFAKREGVIVSFVSETDLVDLPTAHDPYLSLRFITERTRTINITAIGGNASLLEMGHSPH; translated from the coding sequence ATGACACAGGAATTAACATGTTTCTCTGATGCCCGCACTGCGTGGAAGCATTGGAATTTTACGGCTTTTGAACAAAGGTTTGAGGCGTTGAGCAAGCTGGCTGGCTTGCTCCGCAAGAAAGATTCTGAATTAGCGGATGTCGTGCAGTTTCACATTGAGTCTGCCAGACCATTTGTTTCAGTTTGCCATGAACTGAATGGCCCGACTGGAGAAACGAACGAACTATATACTGCTGGCCGTGGTGTGGCTTTGATGTTTTCCAAACAAGAAGGCCCCGGTGCATCAAAAGCGATTCTCGCATTGATCTCAGCAGCATTAATTGCTGGCAACAGTATTGTTATGTGTAGTGAAGACAATGTCTTCACTTCCATGCTGAGTTCGGTCTTGAATGAGGCTGATTTACCAGAAAAATTGATCCAGGTTTTGTCAGAAGAACAATGCAATGCTTTGATTTCTTCTGATATTCGTAGTGTTGGATTTGTTGGAAAAGAAAACGATGAGAGACACCTGAGCCGTGCTTTTGCAAAGCGTGAAGGTGTCATTGTCAGCTTCGTTTCTGAGACAGATTTAGTGGATTTACCTACTGCTCACGACCCTTATCTGTCTTTACGTTTTATCACGGAACGAACCCGCACAATAAATATAACAGCAATCGGAGGAAATGCCTCTTTACTGGAAATGGGGCACTCCCCACATTAG
- the putA gene encoding bifunctional proline dehydrogenase/L-glutamate gamma-semialdehyde dehydrogenase PutA, protein MFTATDVLKPEFIEQPLDKLWSLISPLYMVDESQWLEELLPLATPSENENNEITLKTTELIEAIRADKKSVQMIDALLLEYSLDTQEGILLMCLAEALMRIPDKLTADAFIKDRLSIADWKSHLQNSDSVFVNASTWGLMITGKVVGISDIENTTPTSAVNRLVRKFSEPVIRQVMHQAMKIMGHQFVLGQTMSEAHENGRPMREKGYTYSFDMLGEAALTTADANKYFQDYLSAVESVGKEPHSGDPKLAPSLSIKLSALHPRYEVANRDRVMSELFDSLVRLITRARELDVGLTIDAEEMDRLELSLELFEKLYRHEVAKGWGKFGLVIQAYSKRALPVLAWLSALSAEQGDLIPVRLVKGAYWDSEIKLSQQHGFTGYPVYTRKESSDVSYLACARFLLSEHVRGRLFPQFASHNAQTVTAVAVMASHEDFEFQRLHGMGDGLFHYAMRMFKQAVRIYAPVGNHKDLLPYLVRRLLENGANSSFVHRLVDARCPVSALTEHPVDTLKRQKTFNNTAIALPPDIYETRKNSYGVNIDIESEVKPFEEKVNQWMASQWTAAPVINGTNLFESMIKDGASPVAVTAPYDRTVEAGKIVMATSEQVNIAVEEAARAFESWNQSSHEERADKLNCLADLLEENLEELVAICHKEAGKTIHDSIDEVREAVDFCRYYALQIKTMTPQEVQGFDQKKRLVSQQGRGVFVCISPWNFPLAIFLGQISAALVAGNTVVAKPAEQTSLIATRAVELMKDAGFPSGVIQLLVGNGAEIGTALTSHPLIAGVAFTGSTATAQRINQTLTERDAAPVPLIAETGGMNAMIVDSTALPEQVVRDVMRSAFASAGQRCSALRVLYVQRDIADRIIDLIRGAMNELSVGKPYLHSTDVGPVIDLQAKTKLVSHIEHMRHTQTLINQIPLSDECANGDFVAPTAFEIDSIHALDEEKFGPILHVVRFEAKDLKEVVEEINNTGYGLTMGVHTRNETTYRWIEKNALVGNCYINRDQVGAVVGVQPFGGQGLSGTGPKAGGPHYLYRFMKTSFSQI, encoded by the coding sequence ATGTTTACTGCAACGGATGTGTTAAAACCTGAGTTTATTGAGCAGCCACTTGATAAACTGTGGTCGCTGATTTCACCACTATACATGGTGGATGAATCACAATGGCTTGAAGAGCTTTTGCCACTGGCTACGCCTTCTGAAAACGAAAATAATGAAATTACGCTCAAAACGACAGAATTAATTGAGGCGATCAGAGCCGATAAAAAGTCAGTTCAGATGATTGATGCGCTTTTACTGGAATATAGTCTGGATACACAGGAAGGCATTTTGCTGATGTGTCTGGCAGAAGCATTAATGAGAATTCCGGATAAACTCACAGCGGATGCTTTTATTAAAGATCGCCTGAGTATCGCCGACTGGAAATCTCATTTGCAAAATTCAGACTCTGTTTTTGTGAATGCCTCTACCTGGGGGTTAATGATTACCGGTAAAGTGGTTGGTATTTCTGATATTGAAAATACGACGCCAACCAGTGCTGTTAACCGGCTGGTCAGGAAATTTTCTGAACCGGTGATTCGTCAGGTCATGCACCAGGCAATGAAGATCATGGGTCATCAGTTTGTTCTGGGGCAGACAATGAGTGAAGCCCATGAGAACGGACGACCGATGCGTGAGAAAGGGTATACTTACTCATTTGATATGCTTGGTGAAGCCGCATTAACAACAGCAGATGCGAATAAATATTTTCAGGATTATCTGTCAGCGGTTGAGTCGGTTGGAAAAGAGCCGCATTCGGGTGATCCAAAGCTCGCACCTTCTCTCTCTATTAAATTGTCAGCATTACATCCCCGGTATGAAGTTGCCAACCGTGATCGGGTCATGTCGGAGTTGTTTGATTCGCTGGTCCGGTTGATTACCAGAGCCAGAGAGCTTGACGTGGGCCTGACCATTGATGCTGAAGAAATGGATCGGCTTGAACTTTCTCTGGAATTATTTGAAAAACTCTACCGGCATGAAGTTGCAAAAGGGTGGGGTAAATTCGGGCTGGTGATTCAGGCTTACTCCAAGCGCGCGTTACCTGTACTTGCCTGGTTATCTGCATTGTCTGCCGAGCAGGGCGATTTAATTCCTGTTCGTCTGGTAAAAGGCGCATACTGGGATAGTGAGATTAAGTTATCACAACAGCATGGCTTTACCGGCTATCCGGTTTACACCCGAAAAGAATCTTCAGATGTTTCATACCTTGCCTGTGCCCGTTTCTTGCTGAGTGAGCATGTTCGTGGTCGTTTATTTCCTCAATTTGCCAGCCATAATGCGCAGACAGTGACGGCTGTGGCTGTAATGGCCTCGCACGAAGACTTCGAATTCCAGCGTTTGCACGGGATGGGAGATGGTTTGTTCCATTACGCAATGCGTATGTTTAAACAGGCTGTACGGATTTATGCTCCGGTTGGAAATCATAAAGATCTGTTGCCATATCTTGTGCGACGTTTGCTGGAAAATGGCGCAAACAGCTCTTTTGTACATCGTCTGGTTGATGCCCGTTGTCCGGTCAGTGCTCTGACAGAGCATCCTGTTGATACACTTAAACGTCAAAAAACTTTTAACAATACCGCAATTGCTTTGCCACCTGATATCTATGAAACCCGCAAGAATTCTTACGGTGTCAATATTGATATAGAAAGTGAAGTGAAACCTTTCGAAGAAAAAGTGAATCAGTGGATGGCATCCCAATGGACCGCTGCTCCTGTGATTAACGGTACTAACCTTTTCGAAAGCATGATCAAGGATGGAGCATCACCTGTTGCTGTGACTGCACCTTATGATCGCACAGTTGAAGCGGGTAAAATCGTGATGGCAACTTCTGAACAGGTGAATATTGCTGTTGAAGAGGCCGCCCGCGCATTTGAGTCATGGAATCAATCCAGTCATGAAGAGCGTGCAGACAAACTGAATTGTCTGGCTGATTTGCTGGAAGAAAATCTGGAAGAGCTGGTTGCTATTTGCCACAAAGAAGCAGGTAAAACCATTCATGACAGTATTGATGAAGTCCGGGAAGCCGTTGACTTTTGCCGCTACTATGCGCTTCAGATTAAAACAATGACACCTCAGGAAGTGCAAGGTTTTGATCAGAAAAAACGTCTTGTTTCTCAGCAAGGTCGGGGAGTATTTGTCTGTATCAGCCCGTGGAACTTCCCGCTGGCTATCTTCCTTGGCCAGATTAGTGCAGCGCTTGTCGCAGGTAATACGGTGGTTGCCAAACCAGCCGAGCAGACATCCTTAATTGCGACACGAGCCGTTGAGCTGATGAAAGATGCCGGTTTCCCATCGGGTGTGATTCAGTTGCTGGTTGGAAATGGCGCTGAGATTGGTACAGCACTGACCAGTCATCCGCTGATTGCCGGAGTTGCGTTCACAGGTTCAACTGCAACTGCTCAGCGTATCAATCAGACCTTAACTGAGCGGGATGCGGCTCCGGTTCCGCTGATTGCTGAGACCGGTGGGATGAATGCGATGATTGTTGATAGTACGGCTTTGCCAGAACAAGTCGTCCGTGACGTGATGCGTTCGGCATTTGCTTCAGCCGGGCAGCGGTGTTCCGCACTTCGGGTATTATATGTTCAGCGTGATATCGCGGATCGGATTATTGATTTAATTCGCGGTGCGATGAATGAACTCTCTGTGGGGAAACCATACCTTCATTCAACTGATGTCGGACCTGTTATCGATCTGCAAGCCAAAACCAAACTAGTATCCCACATCGAGCATATGCGTCACACTCAGACGCTGATCAATCAGATTCCACTCTCTGATGAATGTGCAAATGGTGATTTTGTTGCGCCAACAGCATTCGAGATTGACAGCATTCATGCCCTTGATGAAGAAAAATTCGGTCCGATCTTACATGTGGTGCGGTTTGAAGCAAAAGACCTGAAAGAGGTCGTTGAAGAGATTAATAACACCGGATATGGCTTGACGATGGGTGTGCACACCCGCAATGAGACGACATATCGCTGGATTGAGAAAAATGCCCTTGTCGGCAACTGTTACATTAACCGGGATCAGGTCGGTGCTGTGGTTGGTGTACAGCCTTTCGGCGGACAAGGATTATCCGGTACCGGTCCTAAAGCCGGCGGCCCTCATTATTTATACCGGTTTATGAAAACCAGTTTTAGTCAGATTTGA
- a CDS encoding helix-turn-helix domain-containing protein — protein MFELNSSVDIQLPKPAEVVTLPSDMSCHDHGYAQIVIGLKGQSEFEINGYGNRVGPGQGCVVSAGANHAFGGLADQTDILVLNLPVPSVDESVVLQQIYDLSKSEVYFHIDERLNQIIRLLSQEMALFPEDTLLSKACHDTLVTMLFRHMTRNVSVIKESRFDLAVIDNYIESNLSRRITIAQLAGSVFLGESQFHCRFKELLGMTPHQYVLQKRIEAARSLIDQGGYTLGQVAELTGFSGQSTFSHVFTRLQGMSPSVYKKRIQ, from the coding sequence ATGTTTGAATTGAATTCATCAGTTGACATACAGTTGCCTAAACCCGCTGAGGTGGTGACTCTGCCATCTGACATGAGTTGCCATGATCACGGCTATGCCCAGATCGTGATTGGGCTGAAAGGCCAAAGTGAATTTGAAATCAACGGATACGGAAACCGTGTCGGACCCGGGCAGGGGTGCGTTGTTTCAGCCGGAGCAAATCATGCTTTTGGAGGCCTTGCAGATCAAACAGATATTCTGGTTTTAAATCTTCCTGTTCCTTCTGTTGATGAGTCTGTTGTTTTACAGCAGATTTATGACTTGTCTAAATCTGAAGTCTATTTCCATATTGATGAACGTTTGAACCAAATCATACGTTTGCTTTCACAGGAAATGGCCCTGTTTCCTGAAGATACTCTCCTGAGTAAAGCATGTCATGACACACTGGTTACCATGCTTTTCAGACACATGACACGTAACGTGTCTGTCATCAAAGAATCCCGTTTTGATTTGGCCGTGATTGATAATTACATTGAAAGTAATCTTAGCCGTCGTATTACGATTGCTCAGCTTGCCGGAAGTGTGTTTTTAGGCGAGAGTCAGTTCCATTGCCGGTTCAAAGAGCTGTTAGGTATGACGCCACATCAATATGTGTTGCAGAAGAGGATAGAAGCGGCCAGGTCTTTAATTGATCAGGGGGGTTATACGCTGGGTCAGGTTGCTGAACTGACCGGTTTTTCTGGCCAAAGTACCTTTTCTCATGTTTTTACCCGTCTACAGGGAATGTCTCCTTCTGTTTATAAGAAACGAATACAATAA
- a CDS encoding PEGA domain-containing protein, protein MIVRHIPALLLALCPLLSSAFVYADESNASQGDPVAVIDTKLNIKQDEIKKSSSEYDDEVAKLQQMKNEQQRLKREGDALETKRNRAKSDLDKQYSRLLEDPDTDLVTFQKKYQSVWAELKKNQSDNLDNDQAMTEAQMRLSQLKQKVARLKNEYDNLKEAKVEARIKRINAELMETEVLETHYKTTCSTTMTLGECSSQGIYLTKQKAVATFHDRIIDSLTESILAKQNLKNVELNISVKDSQILSSGFQGNNDYYTQIKAQLQARPEVTAGCKLLGVSTRYCLQGKKTYTPKKEKQWANVTIRSDQYQDSVTIDGVSYGSTPVEIVLPHGRHQFTVSKDGYETYNQVITINGNDTVWVKLRPNKDS, encoded by the coding sequence ATGATAGTACGTCACATTCCAGCGCTCTTGTTGGCGCTCTGCCCGTTATTGAGTTCAGCATTTGTATATGCTGATGAATCTAATGCCTCGCAGGGAGATCCTGTTGCGGTCATTGATACAAAGTTAAATATCAAACAAGACGAAATTAAAAAATCCTCATCAGAATATGATGATGAAGTTGCAAAACTTCAGCAAATGAAGAATGAGCAGCAACGTCTGAAACGCGAAGGAGATGCACTAGAAACAAAAAGAAACCGGGCAAAATCTGATTTGGACAAACAGTATAGCCGTCTTCTTGAAGATCCAGATACAGATTTAGTTACATTCCAGAAAAAGTATCAGTCCGTTTGGGCTGAGTTAAAGAAAAATCAGTCAGACAACCTTGATAATGACCAGGCGATGACAGAAGCTCAAATGCGTTTGTCTCAGCTAAAGCAAAAAGTTGCCCGTCTGAAAAATGAATACGACAACCTCAAAGAAGCAAAAGTTGAGGCACGTATAAAACGTATCAACGCGGAGTTGATGGAAACGGAAGTTTTAGAAACACATTATAAAACGACTTGTTCAACCACAATGACTCTGGGTGAATGTTCCAGCCAGGGCATTTATCTGACCAAGCAGAAAGCTGTTGCAACATTCCATGATCGGATTATCGATAGTCTGACTGAGTCAATTTTAGCCAAGCAAAACCTGAAAAACGTTGAATTGAATATTTCAGTGAAGGACAGCCAGATTTTATCCAGTGGTTTTCAGGGCAACAATGACTACTACACACAGATAAAAGCTCAGTTACAAGCCAGACCGGAAGTCACTGCCGGTTGTAAGTTACTTGGCGTTTCCACTCGTTATTGTCTGCAAGGCAAAAAAACTTATACACCAAAGAAAGAAAAACAGTGGGCAAATGTCACCATTCGCTCCGATCAATATCAGGACTCTGTTACCATTGATGGCGTTAGCTACGGCAGTACACCTGTTGAAATTGTTCTCCCTCATGGCCGCCATCAGTTTACAGTCTCAAAAGACGGATATGAAACATACAACCAGGTGATAACAATTAATGGAAATGACACGGTGTGGGTGAAACTTCGTCCAAATAAAGACAGTTAA
- a CDS encoding formylglycine-generating enzyme family protein, with translation MRQGLKALLLTFSLGIAFSAHTYAEEKAPSNIKENPDSVMDIDDAIFSKNTELEKAEKTLRNQQLKVSNQHSELDRLTEQAREIDKVLNKTKKQLENAYQQMITNPKLDITKYQTAYQNAWSNHKQNQKTRYELEKALEEQEGLLKDQKTTAILLRKNISDLKQSKLRARAKRLNNELSLSGTQKVSFTNRCNPAMTIRQCEEQTTKLALQKAVKQFKSSLINQTTENETVQKYAHHAALNVHVLKHKVLQSGFNNASRYKTIVEAQLEARPSNTTICQLLNIGKQYCLFETDNNQQKEIAWFNLNIRSNIYDDHVTIDGISYGHTPLSLTLQEGLHQISVTKNGYIPYRTSFRLASDYSIRAVLQEERNQLKTGFRFADPLPENITGPELISITPGKFFIGEYASSQVILDHAFAISLTPVTVEMFKVFVKNTNYQSDAELMKTCTAMINNQMSPQSGHYWRNPGFKQSLDSPVVCVSVNDAKAFAGWLSKETGFTYRLPTEDEWEIAARAGTQTDYWWGNNFESGRANTGWGGTNWSNKSTSPVKSFSPNPLGLYDVVGNVWEWTNDPQGIAKGGAWSFSPKNATSFSRLFTAPSTAANYIGFRIVREIKE, from the coding sequence ATGCGACAAGGACTTAAGGCTTTATTACTAACTTTTTCATTGGGTATTGCCTTTTCGGCTCATACCTATGCTGAAGAGAAAGCACCTTCCAACATTAAAGAAAATCCTGACTCAGTGATGGATATCGATGATGCAATTTTCAGTAAAAATACAGAGCTGGAAAAAGCAGAAAAAACCCTCAGAAACCAACAGCTGAAAGTGTCCAATCAACACTCTGAGCTTGACCGGTTGACAGAACAGGCCAGGGAAATCGATAAAGTTTTAAATAAAACCAAAAAACAGCTGGAGAACGCCTACCAGCAAATGATCACTAATCCCAAGCTGGATATTACAAAATATCAGACTGCTTATCAGAATGCCTGGTCAAATCACAAGCAAAATCAGAAAACCCGCTACGAACTGGAAAAAGCACTGGAAGAACAGGAAGGGTTACTCAAAGACCAGAAAACAACCGCAATTTTACTCCGGAAAAATATTTCTGATCTAAAACAGAGTAAACTCAGAGCCAGAGCCAAGCGGCTGAATAATGAGTTATCTTTATCGGGCACGCAAAAAGTCAGTTTTACCAATCGCTGTAACCCGGCAATGACTATCCGTCAATGTGAAGAACAGACAACAAAGCTGGCTTTACAAAAAGCAGTTAAACAGTTTAAGTCTTCACTGATCAATCAGACCACTGAAAATGAAACAGTACAAAAATACGCACATCATGCAGCCCTCAACGTCCATGTACTGAAACACAAAGTACTTCAGAGCGGGTTTAATAATGCAAGCCGGTATAAAACAATTGTTGAAGCACAATTAGAAGCCCGGCCTTCAAATACGACAATATGTCAGTTACTGAATATCGGAAAACAATACTGCCTGTTTGAAACAGACAATAATCAACAAAAAGAAATTGCCTGGTTTAACCTGAATATTCGTTCAAATATTTATGATGATCATGTCACAATTGATGGTATTTCATATGGTCATACGCCATTATCACTCACTCTTCAGGAAGGGCTTCATCAGATAAGTGTCACCAAAAACGGCTATATACCTTATCGTACATCTTTCAGACTGGCCTCAGATTATTCAATCCGCGCAGTCTTACAGGAAGAGCGAAATCAACTGAAAACCGGGTTCAGGTTTGCGGATCCTTTGCCAGAAAACATAACCGGTCCTGAATTAATCAGCATTACCCCGGGAAAATTCTTTATCGGTGAATATGCTTCATCACAGGTTATCCTTGATCATGCGTTCGCGATTTCATTAACCCCTGTAACCGTTGAGATGTTTAAAGTATTTGTAAAGAATACAAATTATCAATCAGATGCTGAGCTGATGAAGACATGTACAGCCATGATTAATAACCAAATGTCACCTCAATCAGGCCATTACTGGAGAAATCCGGGCTTTAAGCAGTCGCTTGATTCTCCGGTTGTGTGTGTGAGTGTCAACGATGCTAAAGCATTTGCAGGCTGGTTATCTAAAGAAACTGGCTTTACTTATCGCCTTCCGACAGAGGATGAGTGGGAAATTGCTGCCCGAGCAGGCACACAAACTGATTATTGGTGGGGAAACAATTTTGAATCAGGCCGTGCAAACACAGGATGGGGTGGAACGAACTGGTCTAACAAAAGTACATCACCAGTAAAATCATTTTCTCCCAATCCACTGGGCTTATATGATGTTGTAGGCAATGTTTGGGAATGGACCAATGATCCTCAGGGAATAGCAAAAGGAGGCGCCTGGAGCTTCTCACCGAAAAATGCGACATCATTCAGCCGCTTATTCACAGCGCCATCTACGGCAGCGAATTACATCGGATTCCGTATCGTTCGGGAGATCAAAGAATAA
- the pdxH gene encoding pyridoxamine 5'-phosphate oxidase — MELSDIRREYIQGGLRRKDLNENPFGQFDFWLKQAIEANISDPTAMTIATVDQDGQPFQRIVLLKNSGEDGFIFYTNLGSRKANHIQHNNKVSVHFPWHMLERQVHITGRAEKLSAMENFKYFTSRPKDSQIAAIASHQSSRISARGILESKFLELKKKFSQGEVPVPSFWGGYRIIPESFEFWQGGEHRLHDRFLYTKSSHEWLIERLAP, encoded by the coding sequence ATGGAACTCTCAGATATTCGTCGGGAATATATTCAGGGTGGTTTAAGAAGAAAAGACTTAAATGAAAACCCTTTTGGACAATTTGATTTTTGGCTGAAACAGGCAATTGAGGCAAATATTTCTGACCCAACGGCCATGACAATTGCAACGGTTGATCAGGATGGGCAACCCTTTCAGAGGATTGTTTTACTGAAGAATTCCGGCGAAGATGGATTCATTTTTTACACGAATCTGGGAAGCCGGAAAGCAAACCATATTCAACACAATAATAAAGTCAGCGTGCATTTCCCATGGCATATGCTTGAAAGGCAGGTACATATTACCGGACGAGCCGAAAAATTATCTGCTATGGAAAACTTTAAATATTTTACTTCTCGGCCTAAGGACAGCCAAATAGCTGCAATTGCCAGCCATCAGAGTAGCCGGATTTCAGCTCGGGGTATTCTTGAATCTAAGTTTCTGGAATTAAAGAAAAAATTCTCTCAAGGTGAAGTTCCTGTACCCAGTTTTTGGGGAGGTTACAGAATTATTCCGGAAAGCTTTGAATTTTGGCAAGGGGGAGAGCATCGATTGCATGATCGCTTTTTATATACGAAAAGTAGCCATGAGTGGTTGATAGAACGACTTGCCCCATAA
- a CDS encoding DUF342 domain-containing protein, with amino-acid sequence MWSQILSMAHDGNSVIARLEDSDSLDRKLSKTGISETLEALNASSFYLDSEALESFINFANEGKGEAFQGLCIAEKRNASVTVDVEDDGMIANMVVIGAYCGRGLRGSEIVQALAEAHVTKGINKIALKKVLVMSRNLAAGEEFVQPVAQGKPPVHGADEKFMPLVEDVTKRVLAPQRKSNSSKLDMRNLGETITVGEGDEVMRRVPATKGIPGYTVLGKEIESKPGNNTVLKPGKGTEISRKDPNLLLASTSGLPIIKDKTVDIDNALCMQSVSVGTGHVKFKGSLVVTGNIDPGMIVRATGSITVAGFIESADVQAQGDILVGKGIIGHTTSDEENKTCVVKSGSSIKANYAQNAELQAQADIHLALYGIGNNIRCGRDLVVLDSKESQGTLSGGVAKVGNSVVCYNLGVEGDTPTHVEAFASYTSYREKLNHKKNAYSKAQEETMNIVRRELDFNKKPKHERNEKEAAEIADLKQKAEDNMKKAKEAVERFTEEFDALLEVNTVTAKSKVYGHVTVCFGDEKTMTKRAHGASVFSFNKYNIKCTSLFNEDDLAPQVVSESG; translated from the coding sequence ATGTGGAGTCAGATTTTATCGATGGCTCATGACGGAAATTCTGTCATCGCCAGGCTTGAGGATTCAGATAGCCTGGACAGAAAACTGTCAAAGACGGGAATTAGTGAAACACTGGAAGCTCTGAATGCATCTTCATTTTATCTTGATAGTGAGGCTTTAGAGAGTTTTATCAACTTTGCTAATGAAGGTAAAGGTGAAGCGTTTCAGGGCTTATGTATTGCTGAAAAAAGAAATGCTAGTGTAACCGTTGACGTTGAAGATGATGGAATGATTGCCAATATGGTTGTTATTGGCGCTTATTGTGGTCGTGGGTTAAGAGGTAGTGAAATAGTTCAGGCATTGGCTGAGGCACATGTAACAAAAGGTATCAATAAAATAGCTTTAAAAAAAGTACTGGTTATGAGCAGGAACCTTGCCGCAGGGGAAGAATTTGTCCAGCCTGTAGCACAGGGAAAGCCTCCTGTTCATGGTGCTGATGAAAAGTTTATGCCGTTAGTTGAGGATGTTACAAAAAGAGTTTTAGCGCCTCAACGCAAGTCTAATTCCAGTAAACTGGATATGCGGAACCTTGGTGAAACCATCACAGTTGGTGAAGGTGATGAGGTGATGCGTCGTGTTCCTGCAACAAAGGGGATTCCCGGATATACCGTATTAGGTAAAGAGATTGAATCTAAACCGGGGAATAACACGGTGTTAAAACCAGGTAAAGGAACGGAGATTTCGAGGAAAGATCCTAATCTTTTACTTGCCAGTACATCGGGTTTACCGATTATCAAAGATAAAACCGTTGATATCGATAATGCGCTTTGTATGCAGAGTGTGAGTGTTGGAACCGGGCACGTTAAATTTAAGGGATCTCTGGTTGTAACCGGTAATATTGACCCGGGAATGATTGTCCGGGCCACTGGCTCAATTACTGTCGCGGGTTTTATCGAATCTGCAGATGTTCAGGCACAGGGTGATATTCTTGTTGGTAAGGGGATCATTGGTCATACAACATCTGATGAAGAAAATAAGACTTGTGTTGTTAAATCCGGTAGTTCGATTAAAGCGAATTATGCGCAAAATGCAGAGCTACAGGCACAGGCTGATATTCATCTGGCACTCTATGGCATCGGTAATAATATTCGCTGCGGTCGTGATTTGGTAGTGCTGGATAGTAAAGAATCACAAGGAACACTCAGTGGTGGTGTTGCCAAGGTTGGTAACTCAGTTGTGTGTTACAACTTAGGCGTCGAAGGAGATACGCCAACTCACGTTGAAGCATTTGCCTCATATACCAGTTACCGGGAAAAATTAAATCACAAGAAAAATGCGTACAGTAAGGCTCAGGAAGAAACCATGAATATTGTACGTCGTGAGCTTGATTTTAATAAGAAACCCAAACATGAACGCAATGAGAAAGAGGCTGCTGAAATAGCCGATCTGAAGCAAAAAGCAGAAGATAATATGAAAAAAGCCAAGGAGGCTGTAGAGCGTTTTACGGAAGAATTTGATGCGTTACTGGAAGTGAATACAGTGACGGCTAAGAGCAAAGTATATGGTCATGTGACGGTTTGTTTTGGTGATGAAAAAACCATGACGAAACGAGCTCATGGTGCCAGTGTATTTTCCTTCAATAAATATAATATTAAGTGTACCTCATTATTTAACGAAGATGATTTAGCGCCTCAGGTTGTTTCTGAATCCGGTTAA